TAGGCGATGGAATTACTGTTGCGCTGCAGCCGGTCCATAAACTGATAATCCAGGGCAATCCTGGCTCCGATCATACCGATGACCTGTTCCTCCCGGACAATCTGAGCCACACTCCACAAGTACATTCCGGTGCCGTCATCATGCAGAAAACTCTGCAGCCCCTGTTTATATGCCCTGGCAACAATACCGATCAGGGCATCGTCGGGGGGCTTTTCGGTGGACTCGTCTACGGCCAGAAGGTTTCCCGCATCGACGAAAACGAAAATACCGTTAAGATCCAGGGCCCGATTGAAAAGGGAGAGCTCCCGCCGAAGGAGATTCCTGAGACGGAATTCCGCATACTCAATGACATTTTTCTGACCCGAAAGCAGGCTCACCTTGTTATTCAGATCATCCTGTACCTGCATCATGAAGGAATCGATATTCTCAATGGCTATAGACATCTGTCCACGAAAACTGTCGATGGTACTCCGGGATATAAGCATGTACATGCCTATCTGGGTGAGGATCCCCTGAAAAAGAACGATGGCAATAAAAGAGAGGGCCACCTTGGTGGAAATCTTTACCTTTCCCCGTTTTATAAAGGGAATCATAGACCGAGTTCCTCGATCTCGCTTTGGATAAACCTGAATGCATCCCTGACGGAGACATCTTCCTCAAGGGCAGAGTATACCCATTTTCTGATGATAGTCGAAATCTCCTGATATCGCGGGTGGACAGGCCGAACCTTTGCGCCCCGTACCTGGACCCGCTTTGCATCGAAATAGGGATCCCGCATTCGTGTCTCCGGCTCGGACCAGACCTGACGCCAGACGGGAAACTCATGCAGATAACGCCGCTGGAACTCGGGAGACGAAAGGTAAGAGATAAACCTCCAGGCCTCATCCTTCCGGGTGGACGACTTCATCACCGCAAGACCCTGAAAACCGGATACCGTTGCGCTGGCTCCCAGGGAATCAGAATACGGCAGGGTACTGACGGTAAAATCAAAAACCGGCGCTCCGCTTCCGCTTCCGGCGGCTTCCTCCAGCCTGCCGATAAGGAAGGTCCAGTTTGAAGTGAAAAGGGCGTCCCCCCAGGTGAAGACCTCCGCAGAGAACATCTCCCCCGCGTTGAGACTGTAGGGATTCAGAAGTCCCTCGTGCTTCAGATCGAGAAGGTATTCCAGGGCCATTCTGTTCTCGGGCCTGTCCAGAATCAGCTTGTCCCGGGAGGGATCCCAGGTATTGCCAAAGGCCCCTGAGAGCCAGACAAGTTCGCAAACCAGGACCTCCTCGGACCTCAGGGAATCAAATATGGGGTATTCGATAACTCCCTTCTCCCTGGCGACAGCAGCCATGTGACGCATCTCCTCCAGGGTGTCGGGGGGACGGTCAAAGCCCGCTCGGCGAAGGAGATCCATATTGGTATAGAGCATCTGGAAGTTGGCAAGAAACGGCACACCCCACAGTTCACCTTTGTACATATTGGCACTGTAGATTGGAGCAATCACACCGGCTTCCACACTCCTCCGCAGATCATCAGGTACAGGGTCAAGGATACCTCGGTCAACAAAATCAGCAGTCCAGATATTATCCAGAAGCACGACGTCAAAGGCGTCCCCCTCTCCCGTTCTTCCGGTTACCAGATCGTAGATATCCTCATATTCCTCAAATCGCAGGGTGACTTCAATTCCCGTTTCTTCGGTGAACTCCCTTCCCCGCTGTTCGACGTCCCGGGGATCATAACCGGCCTGGGCCATATAGATTACCCTCAGCGGATCGGCACTCAGCATGACAGAAAAAAGGAGCAAAGCGACGGGCACAGAAAGTCTCATAGATATCAAACTACACCAGCCCTCTGGAGATGACAAGTCTTAATATTTTTGATCCGGTAGATATCGTTTTCTGCAGAATCCTGTTTACCCGCCGAACAGGCTTCGATACAATGTCCCTGCCATGAATGAAGGAATCGTATTTGAACCCCATTTCATCGACCTGATGAAGAGTTCAACCAGAATACTGGTTGTAACGGGAGCAGGAATCAGCACCAGTGCCGGGATTATAGATTTTCGAAGCCCCGGAGGCCTCTACGAGGTGGCAGTCCATCGATACGAGCTTCCCTATCCTGAAGCAATTTTCGATATAAACTATTTTAAAAGAAATCCGGAACCCTTTTTCAAGCTCTCCGCCGAGCTTCTGCTGGCTGACATTGAGCCCTCTCTCTGTCACCGTTTTCTTGCGGCCCTGGAGACAAACGGACAGATACTCCATATCATTACTCAGAATATC
The Marispirochaeta aestuarii DNA segment above includes these coding regions:
- a CDS encoding extracellular solute-binding protein, translating into MRLSVPVALLLFSVMLSADPLRVIYMAQAGYDPRDVEQRGREFTEETGIEVTLRFEEYEDIYDLVTGRTGEGDAFDVVLLDNIWTADFVDRGILDPVPDDLRRSVEAGVIAPIYSANMYKGELWGVPFLANFQMLYTNMDLLRRAGFDRPPDTLEEMRHMAAVAREKGVIEYPIFDSLRSEEVLVCELVWLSGAFGNTWDPSRDKLILDRPENRMALEYLLDLKHEGLLNPYSLNAGEMFSAEVFTWGDALFTSNWTFLIGRLEEAAGSGSGAPVFDFTVSTLPYSDSLGASATVSGFQGLAVMKSSTRKDEAWRFISYLSSPEFQRRYLHEFPVWRQVWSEPETRMRDPYFDAKRVQVRGAKVRPVHPRYQEISTIIRKWVYSALEEDVSVRDAFRFIQSEIEELGL